A stretch of Arachis hypogaea cultivar Tifrunner chromosome 15, arahy.Tifrunner.gnm2.J5K5, whole genome shotgun sequence DNA encodes these proteins:
- the LOC112751013 gene encoding uncharacterized protein produces MSASKLALYGFGTTLFRTHRFLSSSFLPFSKPILFPLKPPPRRRAFSSSAATAVTSVDQDNRLQIHHPWPEWISFVDRLSTKGYLTKSSSSGDDGDDAVYVNMNLLKDACLSFGRDRYDLFRLLSSSDLQAIVEGGCPNLLRKAVNSAKRLRAHLQLDEGDVCSACHLRGSCDRAYVIMETLGVDARTVDVVRILLFYALDPVVLSGGEKPSGRELVESSVRKLLSQLIELSESSPAPAPHAPARSKPTAQNAVAEGQPLTSTTSKFSKEAEMKKHDWICQKCNFMNFSRNTECLNCKKNKPKDVDLPTNQMSKGDWICPECSFMNFSRNFQCLKCKTTGPKRINLDEVEMKKGDWNCPQCGFMNFASKSKCLRCSEQRPKKHPGDWSCSKCGFMNFASKVKCLHCQEPSPSSNKYQHPGDWSCPKCNFYNYARNKNCLKCNIERPKEQPTNEHEEHVWKRSY; encoded by the exons ATGTCAGCTTCAAAGCTCGCACTGTACGGATTCGGAACCACCCTGTTCCGTACCCATCGattcctctcttcttcctttcttccctTCTCTAAACCAATCCTTTTCCCTCTCAAACCCCCGCCACGCCGCCGCGCTTTTTCTTCATCCGCCGCTACCGCCGTCACCTCTGTCGACCAGGACAACCGCCTCCAAATCCACCATCCTTGGCCCGAATGGATCTCTTTCGTCGACCGTTTGAGTACCAAAGGCTATCTAACCAAATCCTCTTCTTCTGGCGATGATGGAGACGACGCCGTTTACGTCAACATGAACCTCTTGAAGGATGCCTGTCTCAGCTTCGGTCGTGACCGCTACGATCTTTTCAG GTTGCTGTCCTCGAGTGATCTTCAAGCAATCGTGGAGGGAGGATGTCCTAATCTTCTCCGAAAAGCTGTAAATTCGGCTAAAAGGTTGAGAGCCCACCTGCAATTAGATGAAGGGGAT GTCTGTAGTGCTTGCCACCTGCGAGGCTCCTGTGATAGGGCTTATGTGATTATGGAGACCCTTGGAGTTGATGCTCGAACTGTGGATGTAGTTAGAATACTTTTGTTCTACGCACTAGATCCAGTTGTTCTTTCTGGTGGAGAGAAACCCTCGGGGAGAGAACTTGTTGAATCATCTGTGCGAAAACTTCTCTCCCAGCTGATTGAGTTGAGTGAGTCATCTCCTGCTCCAGCTCCTCATGCTCCTGCTCGATCAAAGCCCACTGCCCAAAATGCTGTGGCAGAAGGCCAACCACTAACTTCAACAACTAGTAAATTTTCAAAAGAAGCGGAGATGAAGAAACATGACTGGATTTGCCAAAA ATGCAATTTTATGAACTTCTCTAGGAATACAGAATGcttaaattgtaaaaaaaataagccAAAGGATGTTGATCTGCCTACTAATCAAATGAGTAAAGGAGATTGGATATGTCCAGA ATGCAGTTTTATGAATTTTTCCAGAAATTTTCAGTGTCTAAAATGTAAGACAACCGGGCCCAAGAGGATCAATCTAGATGAAGTTGAAATGAAAAAAGGAGATTGGAATTGTCCACA GTGCGGGTTCATGAATTTCGCTAGTAAATCGAAGTGTTTGCGTTGCTCTGAGCAAAGACCCAAGAAACATCCCGGGGACTGGAGTTGCTCCAA GTGTGGTTTCATGAATTTTGCTAGTAAAGTGAAGTGCTTGCATTGTCAAGAGCCAAGTCCTAGTTCCAACAAATATCAACATCCCGGGGATTGGAGTTGTCCTAA GTGTAATTTCTACAATTATGCAAGAAATAAGAATTGTCTGAAGTGCAACATTGAACGACCTAAAGAGCAACCAACCAATGAGCATGAGGAGCATGTTTGGAAAAGATCATATTGA
- the LOC112751014 gene encoding uncharacterized protein isoform X1, producing the protein MLRAASFSRFSFSLHIPSFLVPYVFPFRFPSCSCSMSSLHSHSELTSPRHVDEAVDSFTRMLSMRRPPSIIQFNQILGSLAKTHHFPTAISLFQQFQARGIAPSIVTLNILINCCCGMGRITPAFSTLAKIFRMGFQPDTITLNTLVKGLCLCGNVEKALHFHDRVLAHGFQFDQVTYGILINGLCKTGHTSAAIQLLRKIPQYGIAPDVVMYNAIIDSLCKVTFVSDAFHLYFEMLAKGVSPDVITYTTLIYGLCLAGQLKEAIDLLNHMMLKNISPNVRTYNTLIDGLCKEGNIKDAKSVLAVMTKDAVEPTVVTYNCLMDGYCLVNELNKAKYIFDTMAQIGMAPDIQSYNIIINGLCKIKLMDDALNLFEEMRRKNLVPNTVTYSTLIDGLGKSRRISCASKLLVEMYNKGQPANIITYNSLLDGMFNIKQVDKALMLFNQMKKSGIDPNIRTYNVLIDGLCKGGRLTDAKEIFQSLSIKSYRPNVRTYTIMINGLCKEGLFEEALALMSKMEDNGCLPNAVTFEIVIRALFEKGENDMAEKLLREMIARGLLNG; encoded by the coding sequence ATGTTGCGTGCAGCATCATTCTCCAGGTTCAGCTTCTCTCTTCATATCCCCTCTTTTCTTGTGCCCTATGTTTTCCCTTTTCGCTTTCCTTCCTGTTCATgttcaatgtcaagccttcacTCTCATTCTGAGCTCACATCCCCTCGCCATGTTGATGAAGCTGTTGATTCCTTCACTCGCATGCTCTCTATGCGTCGCCCTCCATCCATCATCCAATTTAACCAGATTTTGGGGTCTCTTGCCAAGACGCACCATTTCCCCACCGCCATTTCCCTTTTTCAGCAATTTCAAGCCAGGGGAATTGCGCCCAGCATAGTTACTCTGAATATTTTAATCAATTGTTGCTGTGGCATGGGTCGGATCACTCCCGCTTTCTCTACATTGGCCAAGATTTTCAGGATGGGTTTTCAGCCTGATACCATAACGTTGAATACACTCGTTAAAGGTCTCTGTCTATGCGGTAATGTTGAAAAAGCACTGCACTTTCATGACAGAGTGTTGGCTCATGGATTTCAATTCGACCAAGTCACTTATGGGATCTTGATTAATGGACTCTGTAAGACCGGACACACATCTGCTGCTATTCAACTGTTGAGAAAGATCCCACAGTATGGGATTGCTCCTGATGTCGTCATGTACAACGCAATTATTGATAGCTTGTGCAAGGTTACGTTTGTAAGCGATGCTTTTCATTTATACTTTGAAATGCTTGCTAAGGGAGTCTCTCCCGATGTTATCACGTACACCACTCTAATTTATGGATTGTGCCTTGCGGGCCAACTTAAGGAAGCCATTGATTTACTAAATCATATGATGCTGAAAAACATTTCTCCAAATGTTCGTACCTATAATACTTTGATTGATGGACTATGTAAGGAGGGAAATATCAAAGATGCTAAGAGTGTATTAGCTGTGATGACAAAAGATGCTGTGGAACCAACTGTGGTTACTTATAATTGTTTAATGGATGGGTATTGCTTGGTTAACGAATTAAACAAGGCAAAATATATATTTGACACAATGGCCCAGATAGGAATGGCTCCTGATATCCAAagttacaatattattattaatggctTGTGCAAAATTAAATTGATGGATGACGCCTTGAATCTCTTTGAAGAGATGCGTCGCAAGAACTTGGTTCCTAACACAGTAACTTACAGTACTCTAATTGATGGCTTGGGAAAATCAAGGAGAATCTCTTGTGCTTCAAAGCTTCTTGTTGAGATGTATAATAAAGGTCAACCTGCTAATATAATCACTTACAATTCCTTGTTGGATGGGAtgttcaatatcaaacaagttgaCAAGGCACTTATGTTATttaatcaaatgaaaaagagtgGCATTGATCCCAATATACGTACATATAATGTACTTATTGATGGCCTATGCAAAGGTGGAAGACTTACAGATGCAAAAGAGATTTTTCAATCTCTTTCCATTAAAAGCTATCGTCCAAATGTGAGGACATATACTATTATGATCAATGGGCTCTGCAAAGAGGGCTTATTTGAAGAAGCATTGGCCCTGATGTCAAAAATGGAAGACAATGGTTGCTTACCAAATGCTGTGACTTTTGAAATCGTTATTCGTGCTTTGTTTGAAAAAGGTGAGAATGACATGGCAGAAAAACTTCTTCGGGAAATGATTGCTAGAGGCTTATTGAATGGATGA
- the LOC112751014 gene encoding uncharacterized protein isoform X2 → MLSMRRPPSIIQFNQILGSLAKTHHFPTAISLFQQFQARGIAPSIVTLNILINCCCGMGRITPAFSTLAKIFRMGFQPDTITLNTLVKGLCLCGNVEKALHFHDRVLAHGFQFDQVTYGILINGLCKTGHTSAAIQLLRKIPQYGIAPDVVMYNAIIDSLCKVTFVSDAFHLYFEMLAKGVSPDVITYTTLIYGLCLAGQLKEAIDLLNHMMLKNISPNVRTYNTLIDGLCKEGNIKDAKSVLAVMTKDAVEPTVVTYNCLMDGYCLVNELNKAKYIFDTMAQIGMAPDIQSYNIIINGLCKIKLMDDALNLFEEMRRKNLVPNTVTYSTLIDGLGKSRRISCASKLLVEMYNKGQPANIITYNSLLDGMFNIKQVDKALMLFNQMKKSGIDPNIRTYNVLIDGLCKGGRLTDAKEIFQSLSIKSYRPNVRTYTIMINGLCKEGLFEEALALMSKMEDNGCLPNAVTFEIVIRALFEKGENDMAEKLLREMIARGLLNG, encoded by the coding sequence ATGCTCTCTATGCGTCGCCCTCCATCCATCATCCAATTTAACCAGATTTTGGGGTCTCTTGCCAAGACGCACCATTTCCCCACCGCCATTTCCCTTTTTCAGCAATTTCAAGCCAGGGGAATTGCGCCCAGCATAGTTACTCTGAATATTTTAATCAATTGTTGCTGTGGCATGGGTCGGATCACTCCCGCTTTCTCTACATTGGCCAAGATTTTCAGGATGGGTTTTCAGCCTGATACCATAACGTTGAATACACTCGTTAAAGGTCTCTGTCTATGCGGTAATGTTGAAAAAGCACTGCACTTTCATGACAGAGTGTTGGCTCATGGATTTCAATTCGACCAAGTCACTTATGGGATCTTGATTAATGGACTCTGTAAGACCGGACACACATCTGCTGCTATTCAACTGTTGAGAAAGATCCCACAGTATGGGATTGCTCCTGATGTCGTCATGTACAACGCAATTATTGATAGCTTGTGCAAGGTTACGTTTGTAAGCGATGCTTTTCATTTATACTTTGAAATGCTTGCTAAGGGAGTCTCTCCCGATGTTATCACGTACACCACTCTAATTTATGGATTGTGCCTTGCGGGCCAACTTAAGGAAGCCATTGATTTACTAAATCATATGATGCTGAAAAACATTTCTCCAAATGTTCGTACCTATAATACTTTGATTGATGGACTATGTAAGGAGGGAAATATCAAAGATGCTAAGAGTGTATTAGCTGTGATGACAAAAGATGCTGTGGAACCAACTGTGGTTACTTATAATTGTTTAATGGATGGGTATTGCTTGGTTAACGAATTAAACAAGGCAAAATATATATTTGACACAATGGCCCAGATAGGAATGGCTCCTGATATCCAAagttacaatattattattaatggctTGTGCAAAATTAAATTGATGGATGACGCCTTGAATCTCTTTGAAGAGATGCGTCGCAAGAACTTGGTTCCTAACACAGTAACTTACAGTACTCTAATTGATGGCTTGGGAAAATCAAGGAGAATCTCTTGTGCTTCAAAGCTTCTTGTTGAGATGTATAATAAAGGTCAACCTGCTAATATAATCACTTACAATTCCTTGTTGGATGGGAtgttcaatatcaaacaagttgaCAAGGCACTTATGTTATttaatcaaatgaaaaagagtgGCATTGATCCCAATATACGTACATATAATGTACTTATTGATGGCCTATGCAAAGGTGGAAGACTTACAGATGCAAAAGAGATTTTTCAATCTCTTTCCATTAAAAGCTATCGTCCAAATGTGAGGACATATACTATTATGATCAATGGGCTCTGCAAAGAGGGCTTATTTGAAGAAGCATTGGCCCTGATGTCAAAAATGGAAGACAATGGTTGCTTACCAAATGCTGTGACTTTTGAAATCGTTATTCGTGCTTTGTTTGAAAAAGGTGAGAATGACATGGCAGAAAAACTTCTTCGGGAAATGATTGCTAGAGGCTTATTGAATGGATGA